One genomic segment of Nodularia sp. LEGE 06071 includes these proteins:
- a CDS encoding dienelactone hydrolase family protein — translation MSKTSIQNYHEHLVAAAKRPQSVKAVVSRGGRTDLAGSALPDVQAPTLLIVGGYDTQVIAMNQDALKQLRIKKHLEIIPQATHLFEEPGALEAVAQLASQWFTHYLMP, via the coding sequence GTGAGTAAAACATCAATACAGAACTACCACGAACATCTCGTAGCAGCCGCAAAACGCCCTCAATCTGTGAAAGCTGTGGTTTCTCGCGGCGGACGGACTGACTTAGCTGGTTCAGCCTTACCTGATGTCCAAGCACCAACACTGCTAATTGTTGGTGGATACGATACACAAGTGATAGCGATGAATCAGGATGCACTGAAACAATTACGTATCAAAAAGCATTTGGAAATTATTCCTCAAGCCACCCATTTGTTTGAAGAACCGGGCGCATTGGAAGCCGTAGCGCAATTAGCGAGCCAGTGGTTTACGCATTACCTCATGCCATAA
- a CDS encoding tryptophan-rich sensory protein: MQKSTSGNDGDFIRQIVTLTAIIGAFVVNVVSNIFPLNGLRIGDISNTLFANVLIIPANYAFAIWGLIYLGLFALAIYQFLPNQRHDVDLRQIGYFLVIASVAQSIWVYLFLSRLFALSVIAMMLILIPLIAAYLRLGIGKQRVPQMKKWCVHFPISIYLGWISVATIVNVASWLYSQGWNGWGLSAELWTAMMLFVAFVIAAVIAIQRRDFAYTGVTIWALVAIALKQWNNSLLRNLALVLAIALLVIITIKSLQNERTAT; this comes from the coding sequence ATGCAGAAGTCTACATCTGGAAATGACGGAGATTTTATCCGGCAAATCGTTACATTGACTGCAATCATTGGTGCTTTTGTTGTCAATGTAGTATCAAATATTTTTCCGCTCAACGGATTGAGAATAGGTGATATTTCTAATACTTTGTTCGCTAATGTTCTGATTATCCCTGCTAACTATGCTTTTGCGATTTGGGGATTGATTTATCTGGGATTGTTCGCATTGGCAATTTACCAATTTCTCCCAAACCAGAGGCATGATGTAGATTTACGCCAAATTGGATATTTCTTGGTAATTGCTTCTGTGGCTCAAAGTATCTGGGTATATCTTTTCCTTTCCCGACTTTTTGCCCTTTCTGTAATAGCAATGATGTTAATTCTGATACCACTGATTGCTGCCTATTTGCGTTTAGGCATTGGTAAACAGCGTGTACCTCAGATGAAGAAGTGGTGTGTTCATTTTCCCATCAGTATTTATCTGGGCTGGATTAGCGTGGCGACTATTGTTAATGTGGCTTCTTGGTTGTATTCTCAGGGGTGGAATGGATGGGGTCTTTCTGCTGAGTTATGGACGGCTATGATGTTATTTGTGGCTTTTGTAATTGCAGCAGTGATTGCGATTCAGCGTCGAGACTTTGCTTACACTGGAGTCACAATATGGGCATTGGTAGCGATCGCACTCAAGCAGTGGAACAACTCTTTACTTAGAAACCTGGCATTAGTTTTGGCAATTGCCTTGCTTGTGATCATCACGATTAAAAGTCTACAAAATGAACGTACAGCAACATGA
- a CDS encoding DUF4336 domain-containing protein, with product MNVQQHEWMQPSTHPQDWSWHFWPAVPLYPYGRRRTICAEIVKDTIWTFDQLHGILYTVVPIRMTVVKLAAGGLLVYAPVAPTIECVRLVNELVTKHGDVKYIILPTSSGLEHKVFVGPFARRFPQAQVFVAPHQWSFPFNLPLSWLGFPEKRTQVLPEDSSQSPFADEFDYQVLDIDLGRGSFAEVAFFHRRSHTLLLTDSILSVPEEPPAITQLDPYPLLFHARDHAREAIADHPENRRKGWQRISLFAVYFRPHSLETTGLWQMFSDAFKAPQHSPQAYFGLFPFRWRDDWQQSFDILRSNGRVFVAPILQILILPQAPKQVILWADQVANWDFRQIITCHFDSPIEASPDQFRQAFSFLEKQPAFSEDLSGNRNQPLLEEDMQFIRELEANLRKQGIAKPPKM from the coding sequence ATGAACGTACAGCAACATGAATGGATGCAACCGAGTACTCATCCACAAGATTGGTCATGGCACTTCTGGCCGGCTGTACCACTTTATCCCTACGGTAGGCGGCGGACAATTTGCGCGGAAATAGTCAAGGATACGATCTGGACATTCGATCAGCTTCACGGCATTCTCTACACTGTTGTGCCGATTCGGATGACTGTGGTGAAACTCGCAGCCGGCGGTCTTCTGGTTTATGCGCCAGTTGCTCCGACTATTGAATGTGTCCGCTTAGTTAACGAGTTAGTCACCAAGCACGGTGATGTTAAGTACATTATTTTACCCACGAGTTCGGGTCTAGAACATAAGGTTTTTGTCGGGCCTTTTGCCAGACGCTTTCCACAAGCACAGGTTTTTGTGGCTCCCCATCAATGGAGTTTCCCGTTCAATTTACCCTTGAGTTGGCTGGGTTTTCCCGAAAAACGCACTCAGGTACTTCCAGAAGATAGTAGTCAAAGTCCTTTTGCTGATGAGTTCGATTATCAGGTGCTGGATATTGACTTGGGACGGGGTTCTTTTGCCGAAGTGGCATTTTTTCATAGGCGATCGCACACTCTGCTGCTGACTGACTCTATACTGTCTGTACCAGAAGAACCACCCGCTATTACCCAATTAGACCCCTATCCCTTACTGTTTCATGCTAGGGATCATGCTAGGGAAGCGATCGCAGATCATCCCGAAAATCGCCGCAAGGGATGGCAACGTATTTCACTGTTTGCCGTTTACTTTCGTCCCCATTCCCTGGAAACAACTGGATTATGGCAAATGTTTAGTGACGCTTTTAAAGCACCACAACATTCACCACAGGCTTATTTTGGTTTATTTCCCTTTCGCTGGCGAGACGATTGGCAGCAGTCATTCGATATTCTCCGAAGTAATGGACGCGTGTTTGTAGCACCAATCCTGCAAATTCTGATTCTCCCCCAAGCACCAAAACAAGTAATTCTCTGGGCTGATCAAGTTGCAAATTGGGATTTTCGCCAAATTATCACCTGTCATTTTGATTCCCCTATTGAAGCCAGTCCCGATCAATTCCGCCAAGCATTCAGTTTTTTGGAAAAGCAACCCGCCTTTAGTGAGGACTTATCTGGAAACAGAAACCAGCCTCTGTTAGAGGAAGATATGCAATTTATTAGAGAACTTGAGGCGAATCTAAGGAAGCAAGGTATTGCAAAGCCGCCGAAAATGTAA
- a CDS encoding OB-fold nucleic acid binding domain-containing protein, translated as MVKITARKFVGRENVYDIGVEHDHNFTIKHGLIASNCFNKSHSTAYGYVTYQTAYLKANYPLEYMAALLTANSGDTDKVQKYINNCANMGIIIDPPDINRSGLDFTPAAGKILFGFTAVRNVGQNAIASILSARDEGGEFQTLADFCDRVDLRAVNRRTVESLIHCGAFDKIESNRQQLINDLLLVYDWAQSRDKDRASGQGNLFDFSGLGGGVTDTNHKKGSNAFAAVPKAEPVGDFPPQEKLRKEKELLGFYVSDHPLKALRQAASLLSPINLSQLNEQKEDTKVCAVIMLNNVKKVMTKKGDQMAILQIEDLTTQCEAVVFPKTYERISEQLIVDVRLIIWGKVDRRDDQTQLIVEDVEKVEEVKMVMVELNPQEAGDIEHLHHLKTILQEQSGDKEQARTPVIGIIQSENSRQLVRLGWQFSVQYSGRTVQALQNARFTAHTKSLIDN; from the coding sequence ATGGTCAAAATAACTGCTCGTAAATTTGTAGGCAGAGAAAATGTTTATGACATTGGGGTTGAGCATGACCATAATTTTACGATTAAACATGGTTTGATCGCCTCCAATTGTTTCAATAAATCCCACTCAACTGCCTATGGATATGTCACATATCAAACTGCATATTTAAAAGCTAATTATCCCTTAGAGTATATGGCGGCGCTGTTGACGGCAAACAGTGGCGATACAGATAAAGTGCAGAAATATATTAATAACTGCGCGAATATGGGTATTATCATCGACCCGCCAGACATTAATCGTTCTGGTCTAGATTTTACACCAGCCGCCGGCAAGATTTTATTTGGATTTACAGCAGTACGGAATGTGGGACAGAATGCGATCGCCTCTATTTTGTCAGCTAGAGATGAGGGCGGCGAATTTCAAACACTCGCTGATTTTTGCGATCGCGTCGATCTGCGAGCTGTTAACCGCCGGACTGTAGAATCCTTAATTCACTGCGGAGCCTTTGACAAAATTGAATCAAACCGTCAACAGTTAATCAATGACTTATTACTGGTTTATGATTGGGCGCAATCCCGCGATAAAGATAGAGCTAGCGGTCAGGGAAATCTTTTTGATTTTTCCGGTCTAGGTGGTGGCGTTACGGATACTAATCATAAAAAAGGAAGTAATGCTTTTGCCGCAGTTCCTAAAGCTGAACCTGTGGGAGATTTCCCCCCCCAAGAGAAGTTACGCAAGGAAAAAGAATTGCTGGGTTTTTACGTGTCAGATCATCCCTTAAAAGCTTTAAGACAAGCCGCATCCCTGCTGAGTCCGATTAACCTTTCACAACTTAATGAACAAAAAGAAGATACAAAAGTTTGTGCGGTGATCATGCTCAATAACGTCAAAAAAGTGATGACCAAAAAAGGTGATCAAATGGCAATTTTGCAAATAGAAGATTTAACGACACAATGTGAAGCAGTTGTTTTTCCTAAAACCTATGAACGCATCAGTGAGCAACTTATAGTTGATGTCAGGTTAATTATCTGGGGTAAAGTAGATCGGCGAGATGATCAAACTCAACTGATTGTTGAAGATGTCGAAAAAGTAGAGGAAGTAAAGATGGTGATGGTTGAACTCAATCCTCAAGAAGCTGGTGACATTGAACATCTACATCATTTAAAGACAATTTTACAAGAACAGTCAGGGGATAAAGAACAGGCCAGAACGCCAGTAATTGGAATTATACAATCAGAAAATTCTCGCCAATTGGTGCGCTTGGGTTGGCAATTTTCTGTGCAGTATTCTGGTAGAACAGTTCAAGCTTTGCAAAACGCCAGATTTACGGCGCATACAAAATCGCTGATTGATAATTGA
- the rpsD gene encoding 30S ribosomal protein S4, whose amino-acid sequence MSRYRGPRLRIVRRLGELPGLSRKTARRAYPPGQHGQNRKKRSEYAVRLEEKQKIRMNYGLTEKQLLRYVRKARRITGSTGQVLLQMLEMRLDNTVFRLGMAPTIPAARQLVNHGHVTVNGKRVDIASYQCRPGEVVAIRDREASRKLVEANLQYPGLANLPSHLEFDKAKLTGKVNSVIEREWVALQVNELLVVEYYSRQA is encoded by the coding sequence ATGTCCCGATATAGAGGGCCACGCCTCAGAATTGTACGTCGCTTAGGCGAATTGCCAGGATTAAGTCGTAAAACAGCTCGACGAGCCTATCCACCAGGCCAACATGGTCAGAACCGTAAAAAACGCTCTGAGTATGCAGTTCGTCTAGAAGAAAAGCAAAAGATTCGGATGAACTACGGTTTGACCGAAAAGCAACTGCTACGCTATGTGCGTAAAGCTAGACGCATAACTGGTTCTACCGGACAAGTGCTGCTACAAATGCTAGAAATGCGCTTGGATAATACCGTTTTTCGTTTGGGTATGGCTCCCACGATTCCAGCTGCTCGCCAACTGGTAAATCACGGTCATGTAACAGTTAACGGTAAGCGCGTCGATATTGCTAGTTACCAGTGCCGTCCCGGTGAAGTAGTTGCAATTAGAGACCGCGAAGCTTCACGGAAGTTGGTAGAAGCCAATTTGCAATATCCCGGTTTAGCCAATCTCCCCAGTCATCTGGAATTTGATAAAGCTAAGTTGACTGGTAAAGTTAACAGCGTCATTGAACGAGAATGGGTGGCGTTACAAGTTAATGAGCTGCTGGTTGTGGAATACTACTCACGTCAAGCTTAG
- the moaA gene encoding GTP 3',8-cyclase MoaA yields MNQVDYLRISLIDRCNFRCQYCMPEGAELDYFLKQQLLTDEELLTLIQEVFIPVGFTRFRLTGGEPLLRPRVVDLVKAIASLPQTQDLSMTTNGFLLAPQAQNLYDAGLRRINISLDSLDSDTFDQIIGNRGRSRWQQVWQGIQAAYSVGFDPLKLNVVVIPGVNDHEILDLAALSIEKQWHVRFIEFMPIGNGDLFGDRGWVSSEDLRQRIRDRWGLTASQICGAGPADVFQIPGAKGTLGFISQMSECFCDRCNRMRLSADGWLRPCLLNETGQIDLKTALRAGTSTDQLQQQVRKLLAIKPEINFKGRDSGTAGLYSRTMSQIGG; encoded by the coding sequence ATGAACCAGGTAGACTATCTCCGAATTAGCCTGATTGATCGCTGTAATTTTCGTTGTCAGTATTGTATGCCAGAGGGGGCAGAATTAGATTATTTCCTCAAGCAACAATTATTAACTGATGAAGAATTGCTGACGCTGATTCAAGAAGTATTTATTCCTGTGGGTTTTACCCGGTTTCGGTTGACTGGTGGGGAACCGTTGCTCCGCCCCCGTGTAGTAGATTTGGTTAAGGCGATCGCATCATTACCCCAAACCCAAGACCTTTCCATGACTACTAACGGGTTTTTATTAGCCCCCCAAGCCCAAAACCTCTATGATGCTGGTCTCCGGCGGATCAATATTAGCCTGGATTCCCTGGATTCAGACACCTTTGACCAGATTATTGGCAATCGTGGTCGTTCTCGTTGGCAACAAGTTTGGCAAGGGATTCAAGCTGCATACAGTGTAGGATTTGACCCTTTGAAGCTGAATGTAGTGGTAATTCCTGGTGTTAATGATCATGAAATTCTGGATTTAGCAGCCTTAAGCATTGAAAAGCAATGGCACGTCAGATTTATTGAGTTTATGCCTATTGGTAATGGCGATTTATTTGGCGATCGCGGTTGGGTATCTTCAGAAGACTTGCGCCAACGTATCCGCGATCGCTGGGGTTTGACAGCATCCCAAATTTGTGGTGCTGGGCCGGCTGATGTATTTCAAATTCCAGGGGCGAAGGGAACTCTGGGATTTATTAGTCAAATGTCAGAATGTTTTTGCGATCGCTGTAACCGGATGCGCTTGTCTGCCGATGGTTGGCTGCGTCCCTGTTTATTAAATGAAACTGGGCAAATTGATTTAAAAACGGCGCTGCGTGCTGGTACTAGCACTGACCAACTACAACAGCAAGTCAGAAAATTATTAGCAATCAAGCCAGAAATTAACTTTAAAGGGCGCGACTCTGGTACTGCCGGTCTTTACAGCCGTACCATGTCGCAAATCGGTGGTTAG
- a CDS encoding pentapeptide repeat-containing protein, protein MKSITKTFLIGILLFIFLLTISICLSIGIYNIRDSTFNSADKIESIIKIFTTAGLFFGGFVAAINAYYGAVRSFAMEKTAEAANKNAEAAIDKQITDRFSKAIEQLGSDKIEIRLGAIYTLERIAKNSNNDHWTIMEILTAFVRQNSSVKTHIKKPLLYENSNNQKEKELSKPAIDIQEAMTVIIRRFDIYDRDKILDLSHVNFSQLNLTDAKLAGADLTGANFNRTNLTKAILVGADLIGANLTEANLTEAELEGANFSEANLKNAIFSRALLRGAILKKADLTKAHLAEADFTHANLKEADLTEARLGGANFTRANLSSACFRRADFDQFCYIGIGLIGRAILTEAKIFNADFSENRTIKLEEIKSTIDWNTAKYDREFHNELGLPYY, encoded by the coding sequence ATGAAATCAATAACAAAGACTTTTTTGATTGGTATATTACTTTTCATCTTCTTATTAACCATATCAATTTGTCTTTCTATTGGGATTTATAATATTAGAGATTCTACTTTTAATTCAGCAGACAAAATTGAATCAATTATTAAAATTTTTACTACAGCGGGATTGTTTTTTGGTGGTTTTGTAGCAGCTATCAATGCTTATTATGGTGCTGTACGTTCCTTTGCTATGGAAAAAACTGCTGAAGCGGCTAATAAAAATGCTGAGGCTGCTATTGATAAACAAATTACAGACCGCTTCTCAAAAGCAATAGAACAACTTGGTAGCGATAAAATCGAAATAAGATTGGGTGCTATTTATACTTTAGAAAGAATTGCCAAAAATTCTAATAATGACCATTGGACAATTATGGAAATTCTTACAGCATTTGTTCGTCAAAATTCGTCCGTTAAAACACATATCAAAAAACCATTATTATATGAAAACTCAAATAATCAGAAAGAAAAAGAATTGTCAAAACCAGCAATTGATATTCAAGAAGCAATGACAGTAATTATACGACGTTTTGATATATATGACAGAGACAAAATACTAGATTTGTCTCATGTAAACTTTAGTCAACTTAACCTCACAGATGCCAAACTCGCAGGAGCAGACCTCACAGGAGCTAACTTCAATAGAACAAACCTGACAAAAGCCATCCTCGTAGGAGCAGACCTCATAGGCGCTAATCTCACAGAAGCTAATCTCACAGAAGCCGAGCTTGAAGGAGCAAACTTCAGTGAAGCTAATCTTAAAAATGCAATCTTTTCAAGAGCTTTGCTTAGAGGAGCTATTCTTAAAAAAGCCGACCTTACAAAAGCCCACCTTGCAGAAGCCGACTTTACACACGCCAACCTTAAAGAAGCTGACCTTACAGAAGCAAGACTTGGAGGAGCCAACTTCACAAGAGCAAACCTTTCAAGCGCGTGCTTTAGAAGAGCTGACTTCGATCAATTCTGCTATATAGGAATAGGATTAATTGGAAGAGCAATCCTTACAGAAGCAAAAATCTTTAATGCCGACTTCTCTGAAAATAGAACAATAAAGTTAGAGGAAATTAAATCTACAATAGACTGGAATACTGCTAAGTATGATAGAGAATTTCATAACGAGTTAGGTTTACCGTACTATTAA
- the kdpC gene encoding K(+)-transporting ATPase subunit C — protein sequence MTIIQETIKAIRMTLVLWLLTGIIYPLAILIMGQALFPFQANGSVMVNVESEAIGSALIGQTFTTEGYFHGRPSSVRYSQGEQASPTGISGASNLAPSNPALLDRIVEQATQLEEENIQPLADLIYSSGSGLDPHISLRAARQQVSRVARARAIQENEISPLINQYTDGRFLWIFGEPGVNVLRLNYALDLQDINRP from the coding sequence ATGACTATTATTCAAGAAACTATCAAAGCTATTCGCATGACTCTGGTACTTTGGTTACTAACGGGAATCATCTATCCTTTGGCAATCTTGATCATGGGTCAAGCCTTGTTTCCATTTCAAGCTAATGGCAGCGTTATGGTGAATGTAGAATCAGAAGCAATTGGTTCTGCTTTAATTGGTCAAACATTCACCACAGAGGGTTATTTTCATGGTCGTCCCAGTAGTGTGAGATATAGCCAAGGAGAACAGGCCAGTCCAACTGGCATATCTGGTGCTAGTAATCTTGCGCCTAGCAATCCAGCACTGCTAGATCGAATTGTCGAACAGGCAACTCAATTGGAAGAAGAGAATATTCAACCACTGGCTGATTTAATTTATAGTTCTGGTTCTGGCTTAGATCCACATATTTCTTTGAGAGCAGCAAGGCAGCAGGTGAGCCGAGTTGCTCGCGCTCGTGCTATCCAAGAGAATGAAATTTCACCTTTAATTAATCAGTATACTGATGGCAGATTTCTGTGGATTTTTGGGGAGCCGGGAGTCAATGTACTGCGATTGAATTATGCTCTTGACCTGCAAGATATTAACCGTCCATAA
- the kdpB gene encoding potassium-transporting ATPase subunit KdpB, translating into MNVAPTSKAKSSGFRSGDRRQALKTAKINPKKLYLRAIRDAFVKLDPRSAIKNPVMFLVWLGTLVTLVFTIAPNLFEPAPENNPQLFHGLLTGILFLTVWLANFAEALAEGRGKAQAEALRAKKTETIAKKLAPDGTISEVPSPSLRQNDTVYLVAGDIIPADGQVIMGVASVDESAITGETVPILKESGSDVAGSVIGSTRIISDELIVRITSDPDKGFIDQMIALLAGKERRQTPNEITLTILLAVLSLVCLLVVATLPALAYYVESPVSVTILIALLVALIPTTIAGLLSAIGIAGMDRVAQFNIIATSGRAVEACGDVNTLILDKTGTITLGNRLAEELIPVNGHSLEEMAHIALAASVFDDTPEGKSIIRLAQSFGARFDFDPNQAVGVEFSEATRMSGTNLSGGREARKGAVGAISEFIRLRNGQAPPELNAVYKRISQQGGTPLAVCLDAEIYGVIYLKDIIKPGIRERFQQLRQMGISTIMLTGDNQITAAVIAQAAGVNEYIAEATPEEKVSVIHREQAAGKVVAMTGDGTNDAPALAKANVGVVMNTGTQAAKEAANIIDLDSDPTKLIDIVSIGKQLQITRGVLTIFSLANDIGKYFALIPFIFTAANLQSLNIMNLSSANSAVLSTLIYNALIIPALIPLALRGVQLKYLTANQLLQRHLLIYGLGGVIAPFIAIKLIDMLIATTGWI; encoded by the coding sequence ATGAACGTTGCACCTACTTCTAAAGCTAAATCATCAGGCTTTCGTTCTGGCGATCGCCGCCAAGCCCTCAAAACAGCCAAGATAAATCCCAAAAAACTATATCTCAGAGCCATCAGGGATGCTTTTGTCAAGCTTGATCCCAGGTCTGCAATTAAAAATCCCGTCATGTTTTTGGTTTGGCTAGGGACACTTGTCACCCTAGTATTCACCATTGCTCCCAACTTATTTGAACCAGCCCCAGAAAATAACCCACAACTTTTTCATGGCTTATTAACAGGAATATTGTTTCTCACTGTTTGGCTGGCTAATTTTGCCGAAGCATTGGCTGAAGGACGGGGTAAAGCCCAAGCCGAAGCCTTACGCGCCAAGAAGACAGAGACAATCGCCAAAAAATTGGCTCCCGATGGCACAATTTCCGAAGTTCCTTCCCCTAGCCTCAGACAAAATGACACCGTTTATTTGGTAGCGGGCGATATCATTCCTGCTGATGGCCAAGTAATCATGGGTGTGGCCTCGGTGGATGAATCAGCAATTACTGGGGAAACAGTCCCCATCCTCAAAGAATCAGGCTCAGATGTTGCCGGTTCGGTGATCGGTAGTACGCGGATTATCTCTGATGAACTGATTGTTCGCATTACATCTGACCCAGATAAAGGGTTTATTGACCAGATGATTGCCTTATTAGCAGGAAAAGAACGCCGTCAAACACCGAATGAAATTACCCTGACAATCTTACTAGCCGTTTTGAGCTTAGTCTGTCTGTTGGTCGTAGCCACCTTGCCAGCACTGGCTTACTATGTCGAGAGTCCTGTCAGCGTCACAATTTTGATCGCTCTGTTGGTAGCGCTGATTCCCACTACCATCGCCGGATTATTAAGTGCCATTGGTATAGCTGGCATGGATCGGGTTGCCCAATTTAACATCATTGCCACCTCTGGACGAGCCGTGGAAGCCTGTGGCGATGTTAACACCCTAATTCTCGACAAAACAGGCACAATCACCCTTGGAAATCGCTTGGCAGAAGAGTTGATCCCGGTGAATGGCCACTCATTAGAGGAAATGGCTCATATTGCTTTGGCAGCTAGCGTATTTGATGATACACCTGAAGGAAAATCTATTATTCGACTGGCACAAAGCTTTGGCGCACGATTTGATTTTGATCCCAACCAAGCAGTCGGGGTGGAATTTTCCGAAGCCACCCGCATGAGTGGTACAAACTTATCCGGAGGACGTGAAGCCCGGAAGGGAGCCGTAGGAGCCATTAGTGAATTTATCCGTCTCCGCAATGGACAAGCACCCCCAGAACTGAATGCTGTCTACAAAAGAATTTCCCAACAAGGAGGTACACCCCTAGCAGTTTGTCTAGATGCGGAAATTTATGGTGTAATTTATCTCAAAGACATCATTAAACCTGGTATCCGCGAGCGTTTTCAGCAGTTACGCCAAATGGGGATCAGTACTATCATGCTCACTGGCGACAACCAGATTACCGCAGCTGTGATTGCCCAGGCCGCCGGAGTAAATGAATATATTGCTGAAGCTACACCAGAGGAGAAAGTCAGCGTTATTCACAGAGAACAAGCAGCAGGTAAAGTAGTCGCAATGACCGGAGACGGCACTAACGATGCTCCCGCACTAGCAAAGGCAAATGTCGGTGTTGTCATGAATACAGGTACTCAAGCTGCTAAAGAAGCAGCCAACATCATAGATTTGGACTCTGATCCCACAAAGCTGATTGATATCGTCAGTATTGGTAAACAATTACAAATTACCCGTGGAGTTTTGACTATATTTTCCCTTGCTAATGATATTGGTAAATACTTTGCACTGATCCCATTTATCTTTACCGCCGCTAATCTGCAAAGTTTGAATATTATGAATTTGTCCAGTGCTAATTCTGCTGTATTATCGACACTAATTTATAATGCTTTGATTATTCCCGCTTTAATTCCCTTGGCTTTGAGAGGTGTGCAGTTAAAATACCTGACAGCTAATCAACTGTTACAACGCCATCTCTTAATTTATGGATTGGGTGGAGTAATTGCACCGTTTATCGCGATTAAATTAATAGATATGCTAATTGCGACAACAGGGTGGATATAG